The nucleotide window TACCATGCCAACTTTTTTCCGTAGTTCCACTACATCCACTTTAGGGTCGTAGATGTCCTTCCCATCCAGTAAGACTGTTCCATCCATTTTGAAGGTGCTTATCATGTCGTTCATCCGGTTTAGAGTACGGATGAAAGTTGATTTACCACAACCGGAAGGTCCGATTAGTGAAGTTACTGCGTTTTTGGGAATTTTTAGACTTACATCTTTAAGGATGTGTAATTCGTCAAAGTAAACGTTTAAATTTTCTACTTCTATTCTGTATTCCATTTTTTATCGCCCCATCATTTTTTTGCGATAACGATCAACTAAGGTGTTGGTAACCACGGTGATTATTAGAATCATAAGCACCAGGACTGCTGCGGTTCCCCAAGCATTATCCATGGATATGCCTTCAGTGGCTAAAATGTAAAGGTGAAGAGGTAAAGGTCTTGCTGCATCCATAATGGATGTTGGTATCATTAATGCAGCCCCAACAGTGTATAATACTGCTGCTGCCTCTGCAATAGCTCTTCCCATACCTAAAATTACCCCTGTGGTGATTCCAGGGAGTGCGGCAGGTATAACAACCTTGTATATTGTTTGCCACTTGGTGGCTCCCAGTGCCAGGCTTCCCTCAGCATAGGATTTGTTAATGGATTCTATGGAGACTTCTGAAGCGGCTAAAATTGTGGGTAATGCCATTAAAGCCAGGGTCAACCCCCCAGATAGCACGCTCCATCCCAATCCCAGGTAGATCACGAAAAAGGCCAGCCCGAACAATCCGAATACAATTGAAGGGATTGAGGCTAAGGTTTCTGCTCCAAAACGGATCAGTTTTACCAGGCGGTTTTCTCCGGCATATTCTGAGAGGTATACTGCGGCCCCCACTCCCAGTGGAGTGGCAACCAGGATCGCAATCAGGGTTACGTAAATACTGGACATTATAAAGGGAAATATTCCCCCAGATCTACCAGAATCTATGGGATTGCCAAATATAAATTCTAGATTTACCACAGGTAACCCTTTTACAAGCACGTAGCCTATTATTACCAGTAAAATTGCTACGGTAAGAAGTCCAGAGGCCCAGAACACTCCATTCATTATTTTTTGGGAGATTTTGGGGGGTATAATTCTATGCAAAAGTGATCCCTCCCACATTTATATTCCAGTTGTATTCATTTGGGATATCTTTTCTGTTTAATCCGCGTGAAAAGAATTTAAAATGCCTTGATTTCATAAATAGCCCCCTCCAATTGTGACTTTCTTCTTGTAGTGGAAGTAGTTGGCTATTATCAGGAGAACAATGATCATGAAAACCAGAACAATTCCAGTTGCAAACAAGGCATTGTAGTGAACTCCAGTGGCATAACCCATTTCTATGGCTATGTTGGATGTTAATGCACGCACCGGGTCAAATATTGAACCTGGTATCTGTACCACGTTACCTGCTACCATAATTATGGCCAGGGTTTCCCCAACTGCTCTGCCCATTCCTAGAATAACCGAAGTTATAATACCGGGGATTGCTGCCGGGAAAATGACATTTTTAATGGTCTGCCAGTGGGTTGCTCCCAGTGCCAAGGATGCCTCCTTGTATTCCTGAGGAATGGATCTGAGGGCATCTTCTGACACGCTGACAATTATGGGTAAGATCATTACGGTTAGAATGACTGATGCAGTGAACATACTGAAACCAGTTCCTCCGAAATGTACTCTCATGAATGGCACCAGTAAAACCAGTCCAAAGAACCCGTAGACCACAGAGGGAATACCAGCCAGTGTCTGGATAGTGGGGTTTAGTATTTTACGCATGGTACTGGGTGCTATTTCTGCCAGGAATATGGCACAGAATACTCCCAATGGCACTGCCATTAAAAGTGAAAGAGCAGTTATTCCAAGGGAACCTATGATCATTGGAAATATACCATACTGACCATTAGAAGGCGCCCAGTCCATTCCGAATAGGAAGCTGAAGAATCCCACGCTCTGTAATGCTGGGAGTCCTTCCTTGAATACGAATACGATTATGAGGGCTATGATAATAACGGATGATATGGCCGTTAATAAAAGTCCTTTTTCTATGAAAAACTCTTCATTCCATTTAGACATGGTTTTTCTCCTTCTTGTTAAATCCTTAGAATGATTGGATTTTTTAATGATATTTTTTGAGTTTTAATTTGCATTGAGGTTTAATTGATAGTCTTATTTTTAGATAAGCTTATTTTTAATTGATATTTCTTGGTGAATCTGATAATTTTTAGCTTTAATTCCCATTAACCAATTATTCACGTACTTAATTAAACTACAAGTCAAGTAAACTTGCTAATGCACAATTCAAGTACTTACTCAAGCTTCATACCGGTAATTACTCCGATTACATACCAAGTACTTGCTCAGGCCACAGGAACAATCTTTTCATCGGTTACGATTTCCTGTCCTTCCGGACCTAAACACCAGTCAATGAATTCTTTAACTTGCCCTTTAGGTTCCCCTTTTGTAAGGAAAAGGAAGGGAGTTTGTAA belongs to uncultured Methanobacterium sp. and includes:
- the pstA gene encoding phosphate ABC transporter permease PstA, whose product is MWEGSLLHRIIPPKISQKIMNGVFWASGLLTVAILLVIIGYVLVKGLPVVNLEFIFGNPIDSGRSGGIFPFIMSSIYVTLIAILVATPLGVGAAVYLSEYAGENRLVKLIRFGAETLASIPSIVFGLFGLAFFVIYLGLGWSVLSGGLTLALMALPTILAASEVSIESINKSYAEGSLALGATKWQTIYKVVIPAALPGITTGVILGMGRAIAEAAAVLYTVGAALMIPTSIMDAARPLPLHLYILATEGISMDNAWGTAAVLVLMILIITVVTNTLVDRYRKKMMGR
- the pstC gene encoding phosphate ABC transporter permease subunit PstC; translation: MSKWNEEFFIEKGLLLTAISSVIIIALIIVFVFKEGLPALQSVGFFSFLFGMDWAPSNGQYGIFPMIIGSLGITALSLLMAVPLGVFCAIFLAEIAPSTMRKILNPTIQTLAGIPSVVYGFFGLVLLVPFMRVHFGGTGFSMFTASVILTVMILPIIVSVSEDALRSIPQEYKEASLALGATHWQTIKNVIFPAAIPGIITSVILGMGRAVGETLAIIMVAGNVVQIPGSIFDPVRALTSNIAIEMGYATGVHYNALFATGIVLVFMIIVLLIIANYFHYKKKVTIGGGYL